One genomic region from Esox lucius isolate fEsoLuc1 chromosome 24, fEsoLuc1.pri, whole genome shotgun sequence encodes:
- the shroom4 gene encoding protein Shroom4: METVEQLVSFNHIQIQLSGGSPWGFTLKGGLEHGEPLIITKIEEGGRAEQCKKLRVGDELVNINGSALYGSRQEALILIKGSFRKLTIVVRRRSIPVIRPHSWHLAKPSTSESSPISTPVLPPPSCEPLPPPPPVPPSAMQLHPGPHTLPWHSTADSSDLSIQWNQLSRHYSTDRSSSLGSMESLDPPSSQVYYDSHNSPVDPAIFNNKREYESHNSPVDPAIFNNKRDSAYSSFSASSNTSDYTVSLRPGEACSMENILQSLGPGGPVCRGDAYGDAPSLRRESDEAKDDTGTSGLALKSKSLIRPRVWQSEAKERPSSCCYEEERKEFTGERGREEGEKGVSSPPEPPTRKDSFRATRGRSGITGVKDQRCISAPVEIPSLSCCHTDNKADDDSPQTIPSVQCRKAHPTPCETQKTEGDLGKRNGNRVENFKGDSLEQYYSLISKKKGSRAHRKPESHQDPLNLPSPERNCNSPIPSTSPLPPHTPIEPDTPGEPNHLPPQNKHSSSVLHRHSAPEKLLSQLRLLEFSSDPSKHSDPSSVLPSSSLWSHSPLHPNKDDLGEEHRNQGMWGGSRCSTPGSVDIDRVGEVGESLELVAAAVLSPIQVQHPWGRSVSVPGTGEPSSGPTMQEVSSERVREKEFVPLSVAASVDSLLLENRRGGGEGGVGRDDNEGEVLIKKPRSHRSSRTRRRSERFATNLRNEIQRKKAQLSKGKGPAGLLYGGETVEEEGGPEPQDSQGEEADNPDPSSQERSSQGRSASADTSLSTPAPRSQKRLPSALTPQVHQPSPISALPSTRDEDPGHPENEYQATDPPRTTQKFDPMVRSCHLDAQVVEEPAPAGKARRWRWTPEHKLQPEMDTDQRGEKVSGSLGVSGRGRASSTSSASSCSSSTIRSSRTEENDILPFADRCKFFEETSRSVSVSNLPGLTSRKQRPERHGRQPYQSVQAQRRYSYQGGIQQETLLSMNTTEANRHSARGNREEREREEREMERERDREERERDREMARERERERVERTREREVREQEERIRQREMEKKEEERQREEGARLREMEEERQREERARLREMEEERQREEGARLRKKEEEERQREEGARLRKKEEEERQREEGARLRKKEEEERQREEGARLREKEERQREEGARLREKEERQREEGARLREEEEERQREEGARLREKEEERQREERARLRQLEMEREREREIELERERERNKERQKDREEKALRSAQDICVNHTQPQDHAYFHPQAQIEAPRSAFHLVNTPLDRDHQGHPPRSYTPTEAYPAVSRPLPRGQTQINRKFSLTERDNTRYRRDSATRPPDGAITSYHQPVSQSGGDWSGQQSACGMGDEAHHQTSVVVKSSSLLRSRAMSENDLRFESTYRRASPSAATAEPLSVLEEGGGFRGDRGRVNIKKAPPPPRPPPPKWEQFHRRRTSHHTLFASPTLFSTSVSSPVHLLANPTPPPLPLIPPEGPASYPSCHPEKTEMTRQRSFSLPPQKEELEGCQHCSRHQVQERPFSQVPPSPRFARMAFRPVVVSDRQRDTPFHFNDTQPPLLLSDSCARLCHTDDQDHPAVLKPTSQRQQDTGADWERTPSPRVHRASGLATMENGGILPESYFALSYEQQQQLQHNRRFRNQVHNDNNNKLEPDILEPESALSPSPAQSLEQEVDIPMETDIDEFQEEGLLEDEEPIRTELQCFALPVRVLETDIDTLPDQHASPAGRLTAGSGSLDGEMEDQGMRTREGLMQELFPQSGEGEAGFENCRGAYRSPNQEHNTDSLDRRSGASSSCSSYYSTSAAKAQLLSQMKDYCSDTRDTDDDDELSYKRQLMESLRKKLGVLREAQRGLLEDIRANAQLGEEVESLVLAVCKPNEVDKFRMFIGDLDKVVSLLLSLSGRLLRVESSLDNLDTDTRLHERLPLLEKKRQLLLQLSEAQDLKEHVDRREQAVGRVLGRCLSPEQHRDYSHYVKMKAALLVEQRQLEDKIRLGEEQLRALRESLGLGLGMGLGMSIGYGHY, encoded by the exons acGCAGCATCCCTGTGATTAGGCCTCACTCCTGGCACCTGGCCAAGCCATCGACATCAGAGTCCTCCCCAATTTCAACCCccgtcctccctcccccctcctgtgaacccctccctcctccccctcctgtgCCCCCCTCTGCCATGCAGCTCCACCCTGGGCCCCACACACTACCCTGGCACTCTACAGCCGACagcag tgatCTGTCTATCCAGTGGAACCAGTTATCCAGACACTACTCAACAGATCGAAGCAGTTCCCTAG GTAGCATGGAGAGCTTAGATCCTCCTAGTAGCCAAGTGTATTACGATTCCCATAATTCCCCAGTGGACCCAGCCATCTTCAACAATAAGAGAGAATACGAATCACACAATTCGCCAGTGGACCCTGCTATATTCAACAATAAAAGAGACTCTGCCTATAGCTCTTTCTCAGCGAGTTCTAATACATCAGACTATACTGTCTCACTGAGGcctggtgaggcctgttctatGGAAAATATTCTCCAGAGCCTGGGACCAGGGGGACCTGTTTGCCGGGGTGACGCCTATGGTGATGCACCATCCCTAAGGAGGGAATCAGACGAGGCCAAGGATGACACAGGGACTTCAGGCCTTGCCTTAAAGTCTAAGTCGCTGATCAGGCCACGGGTGTGGCAGTCAGAAGCAAAGGAGCGGCCTTCTTCATGCTGttatgaggaggagaggaaagagttcacaggggagaggggcagagaaGAAGGGGAAAAGGGAGTTTCAAGTCCCCCTGAGCCCCCGACCAGGAAAGATAGTTTCAGGGCCACCAGGGGTCGCTCAGGAATCACAGGTGTCAAAGATCAACGATGCATATCCGCCCCTGTTGAAATTCCCAGCCTCTCTTGTTGCCATACCGACAACAAGGCGGATGACGACAGTCCTCAGACCATTCCTAGCGTTCAGTGCCGGAAAGCGCATCCCACTCCTTGCGAGACCCAAAAGACAGAAGGGGACCTGGGAAAAAGAAATGGGAATAGGGTTGAGAATTTCAAAGGGGATTCCTTGGAGCAGTACTACAGCCTCATCTCCAAGAAAAAAGGATCCCGTGCGCACAGAAAACCTGAGAGCCACCAAGACCCCCTCAACCTCCCTTCCCCAGAAAGAAACTGCAATTCCCCCATTCCTAGCACCAGCCCCCTACCTCCACACACTCCCATAGAGCCCGACACACCAGGGGAGCCCAACCACCTACCCCCCCAGAACAAACATTCCTCATCGGTTCTACACAGGCACAGTGCCCCTGAGAAACTGTTGTCTCAGCTACGTCTGCTAGAGTTCTCCAGTGATCCCTCGAAACATTCAGACCCTAGTTCCGTCCTCCCTTCCAGCTCCCTATGGTCCCACTCCCCCCTCCATCCCAACAAGGATGACCTAGGAGAGGAACATCGCAACCAGGGGATGTGGGGAGGGAGCAGATGCTCTACTCCAGGATCGGTGGACATCGATCGGGTTGGTGAAGTCGGGGAGAGTTTGGAGCTGGTGGCGGCTGCTGTCCTCTCCCCCATTCAGGTCCAGCATCCCTGGGGTAGGTCAGTGAGTGTTCCAGGGACAGGGGAGCCCTCCAGTGGTCCAACCATGCAAGAGGTGAGCTCTGAGCGGGTTCGAGAGAAGGAGTTTGTGCCTCTAAGTGTTGCAGCAAGTGTGGACAGCTTACTCTTGGAAAAtcgaagaggagggggagaaggaggagtaGGAAGGGATGACAATGAAGGAGAAGTGCTGATTAAGAAACCCAGGAGCCACCGTTCATCACGCACACGGCGCCGGAGTGAACGCTTTGCCACAAACCTCCGCAACGAGATCCAGCGCAAGAAAGCCCAGCTGTCAAAGGGCAAAGGCCCAGCAGGCCTGCTCTACGGTGGTGAGACAGTTGAGGAAGAGGGGGGTCCTGAGCCTCAGGACTCCCAGGGGGAAGAAGCGGACAACCCTGATCCGTCTTCCCAGGAGAGGAGTTCCCAAGGCAGATCTGCTTCAGCCGACACTAGCCTCTCAACTCCAGCCCCCAGAAGCCAGAAAAGACTACCCTCCGCTTTGACGCCCCAGGTTCACCAGCCATCCCCAATTTCAGCTCTGCCATCCACCAGGGATGAAGACCCTGGTCACCCAGAAAATGAATACCAAGCTACAGACCCACCCAGGACAACACAGAAGTTTGACCCAATGGTACGCAGCTGCCATTTGGATGCCCAGGTTGTAGAAGAGCCAGCTCCAGCTGGAAAGGCCCGGCGATGGAGGTGGACACCTGAACACAAACTCCAACCGGAAATGGACACCGACCAACGAGGGGAGAAGGTCTCAGGGAGCTTGGGGGTGTCAGGACGAGGCAGggcctcttccacctcctctgcctcctcttgTTCTTCTTCCACCATCCGTTCGTCCCGTACTGAGGAGAACGACATTTTGCCTTTTGCAGACCGCTGCAAGTTCTTTGAGGAGACTAGCCGGAGTGTGTCAGTGTCAAACCTGCCAGGTTTGACGAGTCGTAAGCAGAGGCCAGAGAGACACGGGAGGCAGCCTTATCAGTCTGTCCAAGCTCAGAGGAGGTACTCCTACCAGGGGGGAATCCAGCAAGAAACTCTACTGTCCATGAATACCACAGAGGCCAATAGACATTCAGCTAGAGGCAACAgggaggagcgagagagagaagagagggaaatggagagagagagggacagggaggagagagagagggacagggag ATGGCTAGAGAGAGGGAGCGGGAAAGAGTTGAGAGgaccagggagagggaggtgagggaaCAAGAGGAAAGGAtaaggcagagagagatggagaagaaggaggaggagagacaacGAGAGGAGGGGGCTAggctgagagagatggaggaggagagacagcgagaggaGAGGGCTAggctgagagagatggaggaggagagacaacGAGAGGAGGGGGCTAGGCTGagaaagaaggaggaggaggagagacaacGAGAGGAGGGGGCTAGGCTGagaaagaaggaggaggaggagagacaacGAGAGGAGGGGGCTAGGCTGagaaagaaggaggaggaggagagacaacGAGAGGAGGGGGCTAggctgagagagaaggaggagagacaaCGAGAGGAGGGGGCTAggctgagagagaaggaggagagacaaCGAGAGGAGGGGGCTAggctgagagaggaggaggaggagagacaacGAGAGGAGGGGGCTAggctgagagagaaggaggaggagagacaacGAGAGGAGAGGGCTAGGCTAAGACAACtcgaaatggagagagaaagagagagggagattgagctggagagagaacgggagaggaacaaagagagacaaaaagatcGAGAGGAGAAGGCCCTGCGTTCAGCTCAGGATATATGTGTCAATCACACCCAGCCCCAGGACCATGCCTACTTCCATCCCCAAGCCCAGATCGAGGCCCCTCGTTCAGCCTTCCACCTGGTCAACACCCCTCTTGACCGGGACCACCAAGGGCACCCACCACGGAGCTACACACCAACAGAG GCGTATCCTGCGGTGTCCCGACCATTACCGCGTGGACAGACTCAGATCAACAGGAAATTCAGCCTGACCGAGAG GGACAACACGCGGTACAGACGTGATTCTGCCACCAGGCCACCCGATGGGGCTATAACATCATATCACCAGCCAGTCTCCCAGAGTGGAGGTGATTGGAGTGGCCAGCAGTCTGCTTGTGGTATGGGTGACGAGGCCCATCATCAGACATCTGTGGTGGTTAAATCGTCATCACTGCTTAGAAGCAGGGCCATGTCTGAAAATGATCTACGCTTTGAATCCACTTATCGGCGTGCTTCACCCTCAGCTGCAACGGCGGAACCGTTGTCTGTGCTGGAGGAAGGAGGTGGGTTCAGAGGTGATAGAGGAAGAGTTAACATCAAGAAGGCTCCTCCCCCTCCAAGGCCGCCTCCCCCAAAATGGGAGCAGTTTCACCGTAGGAGAACCTCCCACCACACACTCTTTGCCTCCCCTACTCTCTTTTCTACCTCTGTTTCTTCACCTGTCCATCTGTTGGcaaaccccaccccccctcctctccctctcattccaCCAGAGGGTCCTGCCTCTTACCCCTCATGTCACCCCGAAAAGACCGAAATGACACGTCAGCGCTCCTTCAGCCTACCACCTCAGAAGGAGGAGCTAGAGGGGTGCCAGCATTGCAGTCGGCACCAAGTCCAGGAACGCCCCTTTTCTCAAGTTCCGCCCAGTCCTAGGTTTGCACGTATGGCCTTCCGGCCAGTGGTTGTTtccgacagacagagagacacgccCTTTCACTTCAACGACACACAGCCACCTCTGCTGCTGTCAGACAGCTGTGCTAG GTTATGCCACACGGATGACCAAGATCATCCTGCTGTTTTGAAACCCACCTCCCAGAGGCAGCAAGACACTGGGGCTGATTGGGAGAGAACTCCATCTCCCAGAGTACATAGGGCCTCAGGCCTCGCCACCATGGAAAATGGTGGCATCTTACCAGAGTCGTACTTCGCTCTGAGCTATGAACAGCAGCAACAGTTACAACACAATAGAAGATTCCGGAATCAAGTCCACAATGATAACAACAACA AATTGGAACCAGACATATTGGAACCGGAATCCGCTTTGAGCCCAAGCCCCGCCCAGAGCTTGGAACAGGAAGTAGACATCCCTATGGAAACGGACATTGATGAATTCCAGGAGGAGGGGCTCCTTGAGGATGAAGAGCCAATCCGAACTGAGCTACAATGCTTTGCTCTGCCAGTCAGG GTGCTAGAGACAGACATCGACACTCTCCCTGACCAACATGCCTCGCCAGCGGGTAGGTTGACAGCGGGGAGTGGATCtctggatggagagatggaggaccAGGGGATGAGGACCAGGGAGGGACTTATGCAGGAGCTGTTTCCCCAGAGTGGTGAAGGCGAGGCAGGCTTTGAAAACTGTAGAGGGGCCTACCGTAGTCCCAACCAGGAGCACAACACAGACAGCCTGGATAG GCGTTCTGGCGCAAGCTCCAGTTGTTCATCCTACTATTCTACGTCAGCAGCCAAAGCTCAGCTGCTCAGTCAGATGAAGGACTACTGCTCTGACACCAGAGATACTGATGATGACGACGAGCTGTCTTACAAA AGACAATTGATGGAGAGTCTACGAAAGAAGTTGGGAGTTTTGCGAGAAGCACAGAGAGGCCTGCTGGAGGATATCCGGGCAAACGCACAGCTAGGAGAAGag GTGGAGAGCTTGGTGTTAGCGGTGTGCAAGCCCAACGAGGTGGATAAGTTCCGGATGTTTATCGGCGATCTGGATAAGGTGGTGAGCCTGCTTCTGTCTCTGTCCGGACGGCTACTGAGGGTGGAGAGCTCGCTGGACAACCTGGACACCGACACCAGGCTCCacgagagg CTCCCCCTCCTGGAGAAGAAGCGCCAGCTCTTGTTGCAGCTGTCAGAGGCCCAGGACCTCAAAGAACATGTGGACCGACGGGAACAGGCTGTGGGCAGAGTGCTGGGGCGATGCCTCTCCCCAGAACAG CACCGGGATTACAGTCACTATGTGAAGATGAAGGCAGCGCTGCTGGTGGAACAAAGACAGCTAGAGGACAAGATCCGTCTGGGAGAAGAGCAGCTCAGAGCCCTGCGGGAGAGTTTGGGACTGGGTCTAGGCATGGGGTTAGGGATGTCCATTGGATACGGCCACTACTGA